The window ATTGCTCATAACGCTCGTCGGCGCTTCTGCGCGAGGTTGGGGCCATGTTCTCTCTGCATCGTTCCCGTACCGCCGCCGTCCTCGCGGGGGTGCTGCTGGCCGCGGGGATGTTCGGCGGCGTCGTCGCGCCCGCCTCCGCTGCCCCCGGCGACCAGATCTCGGTCTCGCTTCCGGTTCTCACTCCTGACTTCGGGTACGTCAAGCAGGGGAGCGTCATCCCGCGCACGATCGAGCTACTGAACGACGGCATCGACTCGATCACGATCGATCCGGCACCGCTCTCGGCGCTCACCTCGCCGTTCGCCCTCTCCTCGACCACGATCGTGGGCGGGAACGTGATCGCTCCCGGCCAAAGGCGCACGATCTCGGTCACCCTCACGGCGCCGCCGGCCCCGACGGTCGCGAATCAGGCGGTGACGCTGATGCTCGTGTCGAACGACCGGGTCGGATCGATGCCGCTCACCCTGAACTTCCACTCGGAGTCGCTGACGACCGCACGGGCGCACTTCGACATCGCGACTCCGGACGGGTCGGCGACGCTCGGGTTCGGGTCGGTGAAGCTCGGCACGGCTGTGACCCGGCGGCTGACCCTGACGGTCGGTGGCATCGATCCGCTGTCGTTCGGCGAGGGCGACGTCAAGGTCACCGACAGCAGCGGGGCCACCGTGGGTGCCGTGCGGGTGACGGGGTCGTCGTTCGGCGCCGGCACGACCTACCGGCCGATGGAGAGTGCGACCGTCGACCTGACCTTCACCCCGACGGCGGCGGGCACCTTCTCGGGCGCCGTCACCATCACCGGGCGCACGATGAACGGCAACCCCGAGGCGCCGAGCGTCGTCGTGGCTCTGCCGTTCACGGCGGCGGCGACCGCGGTGCCGACTCCGACGCCCACGCCGACAGCCACCGCCACTCCCACCCCGACGTCGACCGCCACTCCTCAGCCGACCTCGACGTCCACCGCCACGCCGTCGGCATCGGGCGCGCCTGGTGCCGGCGGCTCGGGGTCGGCCGGCAGCGGATCCGGCAGCAGTCGGGGCGGCAGCACGGGCCCGGGCGCATCGCTCGCGAGCACCGGGGCGGCCCCGATGGTGGCGTCGGGCTTCGGCCTCGTGATGCTCGTCGGTGGTGCCGCGGCGGTGGTGCTGGGCATCCGTCGCCGTCGTCTGCACGGCTGACGACAGTCGGCGTGCGGACGGGCTAGAGGAGGGCCGTGCGGAGCTGGTCGACCGAGTGCACGACGCCGATCGCGCCGACCGACTCGGCCGGGGAGCCGTAGCCCCACTCGACCATGATGACCGGAACGCCGTGGGCCGCGGCGCCGATGATGTCGTGCTCGCGGTCGCCCACCATCACGATGTTCGTCAGGTCGATCGACTGCTCGCGCAGGCGACGGAGCGCCTCCTCCACGACATCGGCCTTCGCGCTGCGGGTCTCGTCCTCCGACGAGCCGCAGATCACCTCGAAGCAGTCGGCCACGTCGAGGTGCTCGAGGATGCGCAGCGCCTGCGTCTCCGACTTCGAGGTCGCGATCGCGAGCGGGATGCCCGCGGCGTGCAGGGCGCGCACGAGCCCGATCATCCCCGGGTACACGCGGGCGTCGTCCTGCGGGCCCTCCGAGGCGGCGAGCCCGCGATACACGACGAGCGCCTCGCGCGCCTCGGCCTCCGTCATCGACGCCACGTCACGGAACCCGTCGAGGATCGGCGGCCCCACGAACGCCACCAGCTCCGCAGGCAGCGGCACCGGCCGCCCCATCGCCTGCAGGGTGCGCGAGAGCCGGCCGATGATCCCCGGGGCGGAGTCGGTGATGGTTCCGTCGAGGTCGAAGAGGATGCACGACCACGGCTTGGACGGGTTCTGCTGAGTCACCCGCCCAATCCTAGAGTCGCCCCGCGGCCCACCGGAGCGGCCGTGCAGCTCCGCCACCCTAGACTCGCCCTGAAATGGTCGCTTCCCTCGCCCGCCGCGCCCCCGTGGTCATCACGCTGCTCCTGCTCGCCGGGGCGGTCGTCGTGGTCGCCACCGGCGTGCTGCCGTGGCCCGACTTCACCGCTCTGGTCGAGCGCGTGGCCCCGGTGCTCGCCTTCGTCATCGCCATCACGATCGTCGCGGAGCTGGCCAGCGACGCCGGGGTGTTCACCGCGCTCGCCGAACGCATCGCCGGCTGGGGCCGGGGCCGCATCTGGGCGCTCTGGCTGCTCGTGATCGCGCTCGCCGTGGTCAGCACCGCCTTCCTCTCACTCGACACGACGGCCGTGCTGGTGACCCCCGTGGTCGTGGTGCTGGCGCTGCACGTGGGGGTCTCGCCGATCCCGTTCGCGCTCGCGACCGTGTGGCTGGCGAACACGGCCTCCCTCTTCCTCCCGGTCTCGAACCTGACGAACCTGCTGGCCGCGCGCTTCTTCGAGGGCGGGCCGGTGCAGTTCCTCGGCGTGGTCTGGGCTCCGGCCCTGGTCGGTGTGGTCGTGAGCGTGGTCATCCTCTCCGTGGTCTACCGCTCGCGGCTCGTCGGGCGGTACCTCACCCCCGAGCGCACGCCCATCCGGGATCGCGGCCTGCTCGTCTACTCGGCGGTCGTCGTCGTGCTGCTGCTGCCGATGCTCGTCTCGGGCCTCGAGGTCGCCTGGGTCGCCGGGGTCGCGGCCGTGCTGCTGCTCGGCGCGTTCCTGGTGCGCCGGCGCGAGGCGATCGCGGTGTCGCTCGTGCCCTGGCAGGCGCTCGGCATCGCCTTCGGGTTGTTCGTGCTGGTCGAGGCGGCGCACGCGCACGGTCTCGAGGACCTGCTCGCCTCCGTCAGCGGCTCGGGCGACGACCCGCTGAGCCTGCTGCACCTCGCGGCGGTGGCCGCGGTCAGCGCGAACGGCATCAACAACCTGCCCGCCTACCTCGTGCTCGAGCCGCAGGCCGGCAGCCAGCTGCGCCTGGTCGCCCTGCTGATCGGCGTCAACCTCGGGCCGCTCGTCACACCGTGGGCGTCGCTCGCGACCCTGCTCTGGCACCAGCGCCTCACGGCCCTCGGCGTCACCATCTCGTGGCCCCGCTTCATGGGTCTCGGCCTGATCGCGGTCGTGATCATCGTGCCGCTGGCCACCCTGGCGCTGGCCTTCACGGCCTGAGAAGTCTCTCGTCAGTCGGTTGCAGTGAGCGGATGCCCGAGCCCGACCTTCACGCCTCGACGAACTCGCGCTTGACGACCTGGCCCAGTGTTCCGGCGTCGAACTGCACGGCGACGAAGTCGGCGGTCGAGACGAGGGCCAGCGCATCCGGAGCCGGCAGGATCATCGCCTGGGCGGCGGCCCGCTGCTCCTCGGGGACGGCGAGCCGCAGCTCGGCGATGGAGGTGAACAGCGGCAGCACCAGCTCACCCGTCGTGGACAGGACCGTGCGCAGCTGAGGGTCGGCCGCATCCGTCGTGCCGGTGATGTCGACCACGAGGCCGCCCGTGCGCATCGCCGTCAGGAGGGCGTCGAGCGTCGTGCGGTTCGGCAGTGCCGCGAAGGTCTCGAGCGCCTTGCGCAGCGGCCGGTTCGAGTACGACTTGGGGAAGGCGGGTCTGCGGGAAGCCACCCCTCAACCCTATCCAGCCGGTGACTCAGAAGAGGCGGGAGTCGGCGTCGTCGAGGCCGCGCATCGCGTCGTAGTCGAGCGTGACGCAGCGGATGCCGCGGTCGAGTGCCAGCGTGCGCGCCTGCGGCTTGATCTCCTGCGCGGCGAAGACGCCCTGCACGGGGGCGAGGTGCGGGTCGCGGTTCATCAGCTCGAGGTAGCGGGTGAGCTGCTCGACGCCGTCGATGTCGCCGCGGCGCTTGATCTCCACGGCGACGGATGCCCCGGCCGAGTCGCGCGCCAGGATGTCGACGGGGCCGATCGCGGTCATGTACTCGCGTCGCACCAGCGTGTGGCCGTCGCCGAGGAGGTCGATCTGCTCGGCGAGGAGCTTCTGCAGGTGCGCCTCGACGCCGTCCTTGACGAGACCCGGGTCGATGCCGAGCTCGTGCGCCGAGTCGTGCTCGATGTCGTAGAGGGAGACGACGAGCACGTCGTCGGTCTTCTTCTGCGTCACCTTCCAGAGCTCGGTGATACCCGCCTCGGCCTGGTCGGCGTCGGGCTCCTGCACGGTGATGCTGCAGGGCGGGCTCATCCAGTTCAGCGGCTTGTAGCTGCCGCCGTCGGAGTGCACCAGGATGCTGCCGTCGCTCTTCAGCATCAGCAGCCGCTTCGCGAGCGGGAGGTGGGCGCTGAGGCGGCCGGCGTAGTCGACGGAACAGGTGGCAATGACGAGACGCACCTGTAGAGCGTAACCGCCCGCCCGGCACCTGCCTCCCGCGGGTCAGGGGCTGGGCGCGGCCTCGAGGGGAGCGCGCTCCCGCGCGGCCGGGGAGGCGAGGCCCGCGAGCACGACGAGCACCAGCACGAGCAGCAGCCCGTTCAGGATGCCGAACTCGTGACCGAGCAGGCCGATCACCGGCGGGCCCACGAGGAACGCGGTGTAGCCGATGATCGCGACCGCGCTGACGCGGGCGGCCGAACGCTGCGGGTCGGGGGTGTCGGCGGCGGCCGACATGCCGACCGGGAAGCCGAGCGACGACCCGAGCGCCCAGAACGCCGCGCCGACGAAGGCGAGCCAGGGTGCGGGGGCGAAGATGAACAGCAGCAGGCCGAGCACGGCCAGGGCTGCACTCACCCTCAGCACCGGCACCCGCCCGAAGCGGTCGAGCACCGGCCCACCCGCGACACGACCGACGGTCATCGAGACCGTGAACACGCCGAACGCGATCGCGCCCGTGGTGTTGGACTGGTCGTAGCCGTCGACCATGGCGATGGCGAGCCAGTCGTTCGCCGAGCCTTCGGCGAAAGCCATGCCGAGCATGATCAGGCCGATGGCGAGCAGCCGAAGATCGCGCCAGACGCCGAGCGACTCGACGAGGCGCTCGCGCAGCGGCTTCTTCGGCGTGTCGTCGAGCTCGGCGGCCTCGACCCCCTTCGGCACGAAGCGGATGGCCACGACCACCGCCACGAGCACCACGACGGCCATCACGGCGAGGTGGGCGATCACGGGCACCGAGAGAGCGGAGGCGAGGGCCCCGATGCCGGCGCCGGCCACGGTTCCGAAGCTGAAGAAGGCGTGCATGAGGGGCATCAGCGTCTTGCCGATCGCGCGCTCGGCGGCGGCGCCCTCGACGTTCATCATCACGTCGACCGCTCCGTTGCCGAAGCCGAAGAATGCGAGGCCGATCGCGACGACGGCGGGGCTGACGAGGGTGTCGGTGCCGAGGCCGATGCCGACGAGGCCCACCGAGACGAGGCCCAGCACGATCACCATGCCGGCCCGGGCTCCGATGCGCGCCATGATCGGCGGCGCCGCGATGAGCCCGATCACCGAGCCGGCCGACATGGCGAAGATGAGCAGGCCCACCTGCGCGGTGTCGATGCCGAGCTGGTCGCGCACGGCCGGCAGGCGGGCGACCCAGCTCGCGATGGAGACGCCGCTCAGGGCGAAGATGACGAAGATCGCATTGCGCCAGGCGTGCAGCTGACGGAGCGTGAGCGTCGTGGTCGTCATGGGAATCCTCGGTGACTCGAAGTGGGCCGGGCGATCGTCGTGAAATCGAATCGTTTCGATCGAATCGATTCGACTACAGTAGCGAGCATGACCGGCCACTCGCAAGGCGCGCGCCGGGCGACCCTGTCGCACGTGGCGGAGCGCGCCGGCGTGTCCCGGTCGACGGCCTCGCTCGCCTTCAGCGGTGCCGGCCCGGTCTCTCCGGCGACGAAGGACCGGGTGCTCGCCGCGGCGGCCGAGCTCGGCTACGGCGGGCCCGATCCGCGGGCCCGGTCTCTCCGGCAGGGGCGGTCGGGGGTGGTGGGCATCGTGTTCGACGAGAAGCTGCTGCACGCGTTCCGCGACCCGGTCAACGTGCAGACGCTCGACGGCATCGCCGACGGCCTCGGCGTGGACAGCAACGGCCTGCTGCTGCTCACCGAGACGGGCGCGGTGGGGGAGGGCATCCGCTCGGCCGCGGTCGACGCCGCCGTTCTGATGGGCTGCAGCACCGTGCTCGACGACGTCATCGCCGCGCTGGGGCGGCGGGGCATCCCACTCGTCTCGATCGAGGGAGGGGAGCGGGAGGGCGTGGTCGACATCGGGCTCGACAACGTGAACGCCTCCGAGGAGCTCGCCCGGCACCTGCACGCGCTCGGGCACCGACGGGTGGGCAGCGTGCTGCTCGGGGTCGACCCCGACCGGGTCTCGCGGAGGGTGACCCTCGACGAGCTGCCGGTCATCACGGCGCCGGTGACGGCCGACCGGCTGCGCGGAGCGGCCCGGGTCTTCCCTGGGCTGACGGCTTTCACCGCGGGCTTCAACCTGGTCGAGAACGGCGCCGCGGCGGCCGGATCACTGCTAGATGTGCCCGCCGGCGAGCGGCCCACCGCGATCATGGCGCAGAGCGACCTGCTCGCCGTCGGCGTGCTGCGGGCGGCCGAGGAGCGCGGGCTCCGGGTGCCCGACGACCTCTCGGTCACCGGCTTCGACGGGGTGCGGATCGACGGCCTGACCGGCCACGAGCTCACCACGATGCGCCAGCCGGCGGCGGACAAGGGCCGGGCGGCAGGCGAGGCGGTGGCGGCGCTGATCGCCGGCGAGGAGGCCCACTCCCTCCAGTTCGCGTGCGAGCTGCGTCTCGGCGACACGACCGGCCCCGTCCCCGCCTGACCGGGGCTCTGGCACGGCGGGGCGGCGGGGCGCTACTGTCGTGCCAGGTGCCGCCGGGCATCCGCGGGGAGGGGTGGCGCATGGGGGCAGCTGCGGCACGAGACACGGCGAGCCGAGCCACGGCCGGCACCGCGCCCGCGCGCGGCGGGCTCGTGCTGCTCGCGCTCATCCTCGCCTCGGGCGTCGCCAACCTCAACCTCTCGGTCGCCAACGTCGCCCTGCCCTCGATCGGGCAGGCCTTCGACGCCTCGCAGACCGCGCTGAACCTCGTGGCGGTGGGCTTCTCGCTCGGCCTCGCGGGCTCCGTGCTCTACCTCGGCGCCCTCGGCGACCGCTACGGGCGCAAGCGGATGCTCGTGCTCGGCCTCGCGCTGAGCATCCCCGCGGCGCTGCTCGCCGCCTACGCGCCCGGCATCGAGGTGCTCTTCCTGGCCCGGGTGTTCGGCGGGGTCGCGGCCGGCATGGCCTACCCGACCACCCTCGCGCTGATCGCCGCGCTCTGGACAGGGCCGAAGCGCATCGCCGCGATCGCCCTCTGGTCGGGCCTCGGCGGCGCCATCTCGGCGCTCGGCCCGCTGGCCTCGGGCTACCTGATCGGCGTCTTCGACTGGAGCGCGGTCTTCCTGATGACCATCCCGCTCGCGGCGGTGACGCTCGTGATCGTGCTGCTCGTGGTGCCCGCGAAGGTGAACGAGGGCACCGATCCCGTGGACAATCCGGGTGGCGTGCTGTCGATCGTGCTGGTCGCCGCGCTGGTGCTGGCGATCAACTTCGCCGCGGTGCCCGGGGCGCAGCTGTTCGCCCTCGGGCTCGGTGCCGTCGCGGTGGTGGCGGGCATCGGCTTCGTGCTGCGGCAGCGGCGGGCCGCGCATCCGCTCTACGACCTGCGCATCGCCGCCCGCCGCACCTTCTGGGTGGCGGCCGTCGGGGGCATCATCGTGTTCGGGTCGTTGATGGGCGCGATGTACGTGGGGCAGCTGTTCCTGCAGAACGTGCTGCAGTACTCGGCGCTCGAGGCGGGGGCGAGCATCCTGCCCGCGGCGCTGCTGATGGTGCTCGCGGCGCCGCTGTCGAGCCGGCTCGTGCTGCGGTTCGGGGCGCGGGTCGTGTTCCTGCTGGGCTTCGCGTTCTGCCTGCTCGGCTTCCTCACGATGCTGCTCTTCTGGGACGTCGGGATCAGCTACCTGCCCGTCGGCGTCGGCTACGCCCTGATCGGCATCGGCGTGGGGCTCGCCGGGCCGCCGTCGTCGCGCTCGCTCACCGACTCGGTGCCGGTCGAGCGCGCGGGCATGGCGTCGGGCACCTCCGACCTGCAGCGCGACCTCGGCGGGTCGATCATGCAGTCGGTGCTGGGGGCGATCCTCACGGCGGGGTACGCGGCGGCCATCGCGAAGTCGATAGCGGATGCTCCCGCCGACGTGCAGGGCGAGGTGAACTCGAGCGTGGCCGCCCAGTTGCAGAAGTCGTTCGACGGGGCGGTGTCGATCGCGAAGCAGTACCCCGAGTACGCCGACGGGATCGTGGCGGCCGCGCGGCAGTCGTTCCTCGACGGGGCCGATTGGGCCTACGCGACCGGGATGCTCACCATGCTGGTCGGGGCGGTGCTGGTGTTCCTCTTCTATCCGCGGCGCGAGCGCGAGCACGAGCTGTTCCGCGAGTACGCCGGCGGTGCAGCGGCCGAACGGGGCGCGGAGCCGGCCGCCGAGCCGGCCGGCGAGCCGCCCGTCGGCGGGAACCCGGAGCCGCGCACGGGAGGATAGGGGCATGCTCCTCACCGTGCTCGGCACCGCGACCCCCTACCCGCGACCCGACGACCCCTGCTCGGGGTACCTGCTGCAGGGCGAGCCCTCGGCGCACGGCGGGCGCACGACCGTCTGGATCGACGCCGGCACCGGCACCTTCGCCGGACTGCAGCGGCACGTCGACCTCGACCGGCTCGACGGGATCGTGATCTCGCACCGGCACGCCGACCACTCGGCCGACCTGCTGGTCGCGTACTACGCCCTGCGCTTCTCCGAGCACCGGCCGAGCGGACCGATCCCGCTGATCGCCCCGGAGGGCATGCTCGAGCGCCTCGCCGCCTACCTCGGCCCGAACTCGGTCGACGAGCTGCCGCGGGTGTTCGAGCACCGGCCGATGAGCGGCTTCGGGGACGCGAGGATCGGCAGCCTCTCGCTCTCGTGGGGGCCGGTGCAGCACGGGGTCCCGGCGTTCGGGCTCACGGTTGAGGAGGGCGGCCGTCGCTTCGCCTACTCGGGCGACTCGGCACCCTGCCTGTCGCTCGAGGAGATCGGCGAGCGGGCCGACCTCTTCCTGGTGGAGGCCGGCTACGACCGGGAGCCCGACGGCGTGCCGGCGCACCACACCCCCGAGGACGCCGGTCGCACCGCCACGGCGGCGGGGGCCGCGCGGCTCGTGCTGACGCATCGCGCCGAGACGGTGACGGGCGAGCAGGCGCGGGCACGCGCATCCGCTCACTTCGACGGGCCCATCGACGTGGCGGTGCCGGGGCTCGCGCTGCAGGTCTAGGCCGGCGGGGCCGCACGAGGCCGGCGGGCCGCATGAGGCCGGCGCCGTGCGTGGCGCAGCTGTCGCGCGTCTAGGCCGGCGCCCCCGTCACGATCCACCGCGATCCGCGCGCCCGGAGCCCGAGCGTCAGCGCCCGCGCCCCGATGTAGCCGAAGCCGAACGCGACCCACAGCCAGACCAGCCCCGCGACGCCCGGCGGACGCACGACGTCGACCACGATCAGCAGCGGCAGGTAGGCCACGAGGGTGACGAGCCCGGCCAGGGCGAGGTAGCGCGCATCCCCCGCCCCGATCAGCACCCCGTCGAGCACGAACACGAAGCCGGCCAGCGGGATGCCGACCGCCATCGTCAGGAGCGTCGCCGTGACGGCCTGCTGCACCTCGGGCGACGAGCTGAACACCGGCCCGGCGAACGGCGCCACCGCCGCGACGAGCACGCCGAGCACCACGCCCGAGCCGATGCCCCACCGGATCAGGCGCCCTGTGACCGCGTGCACCCGGTCGACCTCGTCGGCTCCGAGCGAGTGCCCGACCAGCGCCTGCCCGGCGATCGCCAGCGCGTCGAGGATGAACGCCAGCGTCGAGAACACCGTCAGCGCGATCTGGAACGCCGCGAGCTCGGTCACCCCGAGCGACGTGGCCACGACCACCGACGCCACGAGGGCCGTGCGCAGGCTGGCCGTGCGCAGCAGCAGCCAGCCCCCGGCGAGAGCGGCGCCCGACACCCCGTCGAGGCCCGGTCGAAGCGACAGACCGGATGCCCGGGCCGCCCGCACCGCCATCACGACGTAGACGGCGGCCATCCCCCACTGCGCCAACACGGTGCCGGCGGCCGACCCCGCGATGCCCCAGCCGGCGCCGTAGATCAGCAGCGCGTTCAGCGCGGCGTTGACGGCGAAGCCCGAGACCGCGACGACGAGCGGGGTGCGGGTGTCCTGCAGGCCGCGCAGCAGGCCGGTGGCGGCGATCACGACGAGCATGCCGGGCAGGCCGATCAGCGAGACCGTCAGATAGGTGGTCGCCTCGGCCGAGACCGCGGCGGTCGAGCCGAACAGCCCCACCAGCGGGGCGGCGAGCGGCCAGGCCACGAGCGCCAGCAGCACGCCGATGCCGAGAGCGAGCCACATGCCGTCGATGCCGGCCTTCACGGCGCCCGGCCGGTCGCCCGCGCCGAGCCGCCGGGCGACCGCGGGGGTGGTGGCGTAGGCGAGGAAGATCAGCAGGCCCACCGCGGTCTGCAGCAGGGTGCTCGCGACGCCGAGGCCGGCGAGCTCGGTCTCGCCGAGATGCCCCACGAGGGCCGTGTCGGTGAGCAGGAACAGGGGCTCGGCCACGAGCGCGCCGAGCGCGGGCACCGCGAGGCGCAGGATGTCGCGGTCGAGGCTCGGCATCTGCTCAGCCTAGATCGGGCCACCGACGCCGGACGGGCTCGGGCCTGCGTCGCGCACCGACCCTGGATGGGTGTCAGGGGTGGGTGCGTAGAGTTGCCTCGTGACTGCTTCCGGAATCGACCTCACCGAACTCGACCCCACCGTGCGCGCGCAGGACGACCTGTTCCGCCACGTCAACGGCAGGTGGATCGCCCGCACCGCGATCCCCGACGACAAGGCCCGCTACGGCTCGTTCTACGTGCTCGCCGAAGAGGCCGAGAAGGCCGTTCGCACGATCATCGAGGAGTCCACCGGCGCTCCGGAGGGCACCGAGGCGCGAAAGTTCGGCGACCTCTACACGAGCTTCATGGACGTCGAGCGCATCGAGGCCCTCGGCGCCGCACCGCTCGAGCCGCAGCTCGCGCTGGTCGACGCCATCGACGACCGCGCCTCGCTCGCGCGCACACTGGGGCGTCTCGAGCGGCAGGGCGTGCCGGGCATCCTGAGGCTCTTCGTCGACAACGACCCGGGGAACCCCGAACGCTACCTCGTGTTCGCCGAGCAGGGCGGCATCTCGCTGCCCGACGAGAGCTACTTCCGCGACGAGAAGTTCGCCTCGGTGCGCGAGGCCTACGTCGGCCACGTCGAGCGGATGCTCGGGCTCGCCGGTCTCGACGAGGCCCCCCGCCGCGCCCAGCGCGTGTTCGAGCTGGAGTCGCTGCTCGCCGCCTCGCACTGGGACAACGTGCGCACCCGCGACGCGCAGGCCACCTACAACCTGCTCACCTGGAGCGAGCTGCTGTCGCTGCCGGCTGCCCCGTCGTCCGCGTCCGAGACCTCGGGCGCGGAGCTGATCGGGCTCTGGCGCGACGCGCTCGAGGCCCCGGAGGGCGTGTTCGATGAGCTCGTCGTGCGCGAGCCGAGCTTCGTGACCGGGCTCGGGGCCGCCCTCGTCGAGGCGCCGCTGGAGAGCTGGAAGGACTGGCTCGCCTGGAACGTCGTGCACGGCTGGGCGCCCTACCTCTCGGGCGACTTCGTGGAGGAGAACTTCGACTTCTACGCGCGCACGCTCACCGGCACCCCGAGCATCCGGGATCGCTGGAAGCGCGGGGTCTCGCTGGTCGAGGGCTCGATGGGCGAGGCCGTGGGCCGCATCTACGTCGAGGAGCACTTCCCGCCGACGGCGAAGGCGGCGATGGACGTGCTGGTCGCCAACCTGATCGAGGCGTACCGCCAGTCGATCTCGACCCTCGAGTGGATGAGCCCGGCCACCCGCGAGCGCGCCCTCGAGAAGCTGGTCAAGTTCACGCCCAAGATCGGCTTCCCGGCGCGCTGGCGCGACTACTCGGCGCTCTCGATCGACCCCACCGACCTGATCGCCAACGTGCGCGCCACCAGCGAGTTCGAGTTCCAGCGCGAGCTCGGCAAGATCGGCAAGCCGCTCGACCGCGACGAGTGGTTCATGACGCCGCAGACGATCAACGCCTACTACAACCCGGGCTTCAATGAGATCGTGTTCCCGGCGGCCATCCTGCAGCACCCGTTCTTCGACGAGAACCGGGACGCGGCGGCCAACTACGGCGCCATCGGCGCGGTGATCGGGCACGAGATCGGGCACGGCTTCGACGACCAGGGCTCGCGCTTCGACGGCGACGGGCGGCTCACCGACTGGTGGACCGAGGCCGACCGGGAGGCGTTCGAGAAGCTGACCTCGTCGCTCATCGCGCAGTACGACGCCCTCGCCCCGGCCCAGGTGCCCGACCACCACGTGAACGGTGCGCTGACGATCGGCGAGAACAT of the Herbiconiux flava genome contains:
- a CDS encoding MATE family efflux transporter, with product MPSLDRDILRLAVPALGALVAEPLFLLTDTALVGHLGETELAGLGVASTLLQTAVGLLIFLAYATTPAVARRLGAGDRPGAVKAGIDGMWLALGIGVLLALVAWPLAAPLVGLFGSTAAVSAEATTYLTVSLIGLPGMLVVIAATGLLRGLQDTRTPLVVAVSGFAVNAALNALLIYGAGWGIAGSAAGTVLAQWGMAAVYVVMAVRAARASGLSLRPGLDGVSGAALAGGWLLLRTASLRTALVASVVVATSLGVTELAAFQIALTVFSTLAFILDALAIAGQALVGHSLGADEVDRVHAVTGRLIRWGIGSGVVLGVLVAAVAPFAGPVFSSSPEVQQAVTATLLTMAVGIPLAGFVFVLDGVLIGAGDARYLALAGLVTLVAYLPLLIVVDVVRPPGVAGLVWLWVAFGFGYIGARALTLGLRARGSRWIVTGAPA
- a CDS encoding M13 family metallopeptidase; amino-acid sequence: MTASGIDLTELDPTVRAQDDLFRHVNGRWIARTAIPDDKARYGSFYVLAEEAEKAVRTIIEESTGAPEGTEARKFGDLYTSFMDVERIEALGAAPLEPQLALVDAIDDRASLARTLGRLERQGVPGILRLFVDNDPGNPERYLVFAEQGGISLPDESYFRDEKFASVREAYVGHVERMLGLAGLDEAPRRAQRVFELESLLAASHWDNVRTRDAQATYNLLTWSELLSLPAAPSSASETSGAELIGLWRDALEAPEGVFDELVVREPSFVTGLGAALVEAPLESWKDWLAWNVVHGWAPYLSGDFVEENFDFYARTLTGTPSIRDRWKRGVSLVEGSMGEAVGRIYVEEHFPPTAKAAMDVLVANLIEAYRQSISTLEWMSPATRERALEKLVKFTPKIGFPARWRDYSALSIDPTDLIANVRATSEFEFQRELGKIGKPLDRDEWFMTPQTINAYYNPGFNEIVFPAAILQHPFFDENRDAAANYGAIGAVIGHEIGHGFDDQGSRFDGDGRLTDWWTEADREAFEKLTSSLIAQYDALAPAQVPDHHVNGALTIGENIGDLGGLGIAWKAYLISLDGAEPPVIDGLTGAQRFFLSWAQAWQQKSRDEEVIRLLSIDPHSPNEFRCNQIVRNIDEFYAAFDVASSDGLWLDPADRVTIW